A portion of the Pseudomonas sp. GR 6-02 genome contains these proteins:
- a CDS encoding TonB-dependent siderophore receptor, whose product MSAIHELKPLFKALVIARTLRSRRSLAGLGMACLLPLSAQVHAEDFTLDIPAQPLPQALQAFGTQTNQQVIYSADDMAGLRSTRVSGKLSSEAAIAQLLKGTGVHYSFEGNTLMVVRGSSTEGLELGATTINAHQVGATTEGSNSYTSNAVTIGKGTHTLKEIPQSVTVMTRKQMDDQDIVDLKDAANKTTGLVGAQGVGRGLILSSRGFQIDDWQYDGVPIPRNTYALGNWATQDLIFFDRMEVLRGASGLLQGTGSPGGAVNLVRKRGQATPTVTLTGKAGSWDHYGLQLDAGGPLNQNGTIRGRFVADQDDTHTFVDSEWYKTTSLYGALDFDLSEATTVGVAVSQSDGESRSNVRGFPRYSDSKPIDLPRSTYTGAKWNHSDIDVTTLYTDLEHRFNDDWAFKVGAVRMTETNKAKNQRVQSTGDGINPDGSGVQYADFVTDMDSTKVALDMNLTGKFEALSMPQEIMVGGNYSKYTSDDKYARTFNDSSDNIFDIDHNRPDISYEGLINSPGGRGTPSQYDIRQKGLYGSWRVKPVEDLTLVLGSRVSWYDYNYKSSTQTASGITEDPKSTATETGEVTPYAGIVYDLSREWAVYASYTDVYTPQTERDTAGAVLKPIIGSNYEIGLKGELMDGRINTSVALFRYDQENRAVLDTQGAQTCDGWFCSTASGKVRSQGLDAEISGEVIDNLQLFAGYTYNTTKYLDDPDNEGKIFSWWTPKHMLRVWGNYQLSGDWSRVSTGLGFTAQTHTIGFDHSVNVPGYTVWNARVGYQLTPEIELAMNANNLFDKTYFAAAYNQINGNNNYGDPRNVMFSVKYTPQF is encoded by the coding sequence ATGTCAGCAATTCATGAGTTGAAACCTCTGTTCAAGGCCTTGGTCATTGCCCGAACCTTGCGCTCGCGTCGCTCGTTGGCCGGTCTGGGCATGGCTTGCCTGCTGCCGCTCAGCGCGCAGGTCCACGCGGAAGACTTCACCCTCGACATTCCTGCCCAGCCTTTGCCCCAGGCGTTGCAGGCGTTTGGCACGCAGACCAATCAGCAGGTGATCTACAGCGCCGATGACATGGCCGGCCTGCGCAGCACACGCGTCAGCGGCAAGTTGAGCAGCGAAGCGGCGATTGCCCAATTGCTCAAGGGCACGGGCGTGCACTACAGCTTTGAAGGCAACACGCTGATGGTGGTACGCGGCAGTTCGACCGAGGGTCTGGAACTGGGCGCCACCACCATCAACGCGCACCAGGTGGGCGCGACCACCGAAGGTTCGAATTCCTACACCTCGAATGCCGTGACCATCGGCAAGGGCACCCACACCCTCAAGGAAATTCCGCAGTCGGTCACGGTGATGACCCGCAAGCAAATGGATGATCAGGACATCGTCGATCTCAAGGACGCCGCCAACAAGACCACCGGACTGGTCGGTGCCCAAGGCGTCGGCAGAGGTTTGATCCTCTCTTCGCGCGGTTTCCAGATTGATGACTGGCAGTACGACGGTGTGCCGATCCCGCGCAACACTTACGCGCTGGGCAACTGGGCCACGCAGGACTTGATTTTCTTCGACCGCATGGAAGTGCTGCGCGGTGCGTCGGGCCTGCTGCAAGGCACCGGCAGCCCGGGTGGCGCGGTCAACCTGGTGCGCAAGCGCGGTCAGGCCACACCGACCGTGACCCTGACCGGCAAGGCTGGCTCCTGGGATCACTACGGTCTGCAACTGGACGCGGGCGGGCCGTTGAACCAGAACGGCACCATTCGTGGACGTTTCGTGGCCGACCAGGACGACACCCACACATTCGTTGATTCCGAATGGTACAAGACCACCTCGCTGTACGGCGCGCTGGACTTCGATCTGAGCGAAGCCACCACCGTGGGCGTGGCGGTCAGCCAGTCCGACGGCGAATCGCGCTCGAATGTCCGCGGCTTCCCGCGTTACTCCGACAGTAAACCCATCGACCTGCCGCGCAGCACGTACACCGGGGCGAAGTGGAACCATTCGGATATCGACGTCACCACGCTCTACACCGATCTGGAACACCGTTTCAACGACGACTGGGCCTTCAAGGTCGGCGCCGTGCGCATGACGGAAACCAACAAGGCGAAGAACCAGCGGGTGCAATCCACCGGCGATGGCATCAATCCCGATGGCAGCGGCGTGCAATACGCGGACTTCGTGACGGACATGGACTCCACCAAAGTCGCTCTGGACATGAACCTCACCGGCAAGTTCGAAGCCTTGTCCATGCCGCAGGAAATCATGGTGGGCGGCAACTATTCCAAATACACCTCGGACGACAAATACGCCCGAACCTTCAATGACAGCTCCGACAATATCTTCGACATTGATCACAACCGTCCGGATATCAGCTACGAAGGCTTGATCAATAGCCCCGGTGGTCGTGGGACTCCCAGCCAATACGACATCCGCCAGAAAGGCCTGTACGGCAGCTGGCGGGTCAAGCCTGTTGAAGACCTGACCCTGGTGCTCGGCTCGCGCGTCAGTTGGTACGACTACAATTACAAGTCTTCGACCCAGACCGCGAGCGGCATTACAGAAGATCCAAAAAGCACCGCCACTGAAACCGGAGAAGTCACGCCCTATGCCGGTATCGTCTATGACCTGAGCCGCGAATGGGCGGTCTACGCCAGTTACACCGACGTATATACACCGCAGACCGAACGCGATACCGCCGGCGCGGTACTCAAACCGATTATCGGCAGTAACTACGAGATTGGTCTCAAGGGCGAGTTGATGGACGGCCGGATCAATACCTCCGTGGCCCTGTTCCGTTACGACCAGGAAAACCGTGCCGTTCTCGATACGCAGGGTGCGCAAACCTGCGACGGTTGGTTCTGCTCGACGGCATCGGGCAAAGTGCGCAGCCAGGGTCTGGACGCCGAAATCAGCGGCGAAGTGATCGACAATCTGCAACTGTTTGCCGGCTACACCTACAACACCACCAAATACCTCGACGACCCTGACAACGAAGGCAAAATCTTCAGCTGGTGGACGCCTAAACACATGCTGCGTGTGTGGGGCAATTATCAGTTGAGCGGCGACTGGAGCCGTGTGAGTACAGGCCTGGGCTTTACCGCACAAACCCACACGATAGGTTTCGACCACTCCGTCAACGTTCCGGGTTACACCGTGTGGAATGCCCGCGTCGGTTACCAGCTCACCCCGGAAATCGAGCTGGCGATGAATGCCAACAACCTGTTTGACAAGACCTACTTCGCAGCGGCCTACAACCAGATCAACGGCAACAACAACTACGGTGATCCACGCAACGTGATGTTCAGCGTGAAATACACACCGCAGTTCTGA
- a CDS encoding non-ribosomal peptide synthetase, with product MNEVSMDRQDLGYALTPEQQRWLEQLPKAPACGDALHFLEIEIRGALDPQRVQNALDRLLAQQPMLVARLGKAPGFHGVRQFVGGAERFPLSVQARVDTPAGIQAQLTEWAERAFVVGESEGAQAVLYRLADDQWKLVLGLARHSLDQSGVRLLYQQLVRAYGQPTAADDDEETGEFTQYLEWRSEVVLDEDAAGARIYWQEHLQGVDPDLSTPWLAYRNGNPRLSSATESLALTLDPALRSGLQQVAGALEQSPSVVLQAAWWLLLGRLSGHQQVLVGVRHDSREDYQYFSDAVGVFEKTLPLNLPLTANAGFSTWVAELAARLDEHRTWQEYWAPELAPTAARPAYGFAVCRAMQAATSADLQWTPRSAVREALFELMLELETDEAGNAHAFHLHYNASRYSVQAMEGLLEQLRVLLENIVANLHAELGQLNVLGAAEQQRLLAINPPVRARVDSRFLPQRIADWARTTPQAIALTDGDRRLSYGQLQAKVEVLAQALKAQGVAPGAIVALALPRSAELVIAMLAAWRIGAAYLPLDPQWPQARQALMLEQAGAALLLVDAGHIAQWHDYPLPLATVDRVLQSAPASTSAITLDTQGDQAAYVLFTSGSTGMPKGVVIEHRQLLNYTAHVSQALGLEQCQQFGFTSTVAADLGNTALFGALFNGAALHVASDEQMQDGNLFADFLQRQAIDCLKIVPSHLAALLDSERAQLPRTLVLGGEPIAQALVQRIAGLRSDCRVFNHYGPTEATVGVLVHPLDLEAAVPDAGVLSRVLGNNQVFVLDDNRQLAPVGVLGELYLGGAQLCRGYVNVEADSQVFIQSPFNPQERLYRTGDLARYRPDLAIALHGRRDQQIKVRGFRIELAEIEAELLRVPQVAQALVLPGPSAQDGMLAFIVPHQAPSATLLDAVRDELALRLPSVMLPQHLQLIDSFPRLANGKVDRKALQQLASTSADDEGMQPRDALEQLLVTRMAQLLGVERLGIDRDFFAAGGHSLLVIKLVAGIRKLLQCEIQPGVVFDHPTVAGLAAALRSRESSPGQLEKIAQARLRLDNMSPEEKALLTEKARQLQNAKAAQNG from the coding sequence ATGAACGAGGTATCGATGGACCGGCAGGACCTGGGTTACGCCTTGACGCCTGAACAGCAACGGTGGCTGGAGCAGTTGCCCAAGGCCCCGGCCTGTGGTGATGCGCTGCATTTCCTGGAGATCGAGATCCGCGGCGCCCTCGATCCGCAGCGGGTGCAAAACGCACTGGATCGCTTGCTGGCGCAACAGCCGATGCTGGTTGCGCGGCTGGGCAAGGCGCCGGGATTCCATGGTGTCCGACAGTTCGTCGGGGGGGCGGAGCGCTTCCCGCTGAGCGTGCAGGCGCGGGTCGATACCCCGGCCGGTATTCAGGCTCAGCTCACCGAATGGGCGGAACGTGCTTTTGTCGTCGGTGAATCCGAGGGCGCGCAAGCGGTGCTCTATCGCCTGGCCGATGATCAATGGAAATTGGTCTTGGGCCTGGCCCGGCACAGCCTCGATCAAAGCGGCGTGCGGTTGCTGTATCAGCAATTGGTGCGGGCCTATGGGCAACCAACGGCGGCGGACGATGATGAAGAGACCGGTGAATTCACCCAGTACCTGGAATGGCGCAGTGAAGTGGTGCTCGACGAAGACGCGGCCGGCGCACGTATTTACTGGCAGGAACACCTGCAAGGCGTCGATCCTGATCTGAGTACTCCGTGGCTGGCCTATCGCAACGGCAATCCTCGATTGTCGTCGGCCACTGAATCGCTGGCGCTCACGCTCGATCCGGCACTGCGCAGCGGTTTGCAGCAAGTGGCCGGGGCGTTGGAGCAATCGCCGAGTGTGGTGCTGCAAGCGGCCTGGTGGCTGTTGCTGGGTCGGCTCAGCGGGCATCAACAGGTGCTGGTCGGTGTGCGGCATGACAGTCGCGAAGATTACCAATACTTCAGCGATGCCGTGGGCGTGTTCGAGAAAACCCTGCCGCTGAACCTGCCACTGACGGCGAATGCTGGGTTCAGCACCTGGGTGGCAGAGTTGGCGGCGCGTCTGGATGAGCACCGTACATGGCAGGAGTACTGGGCGCCTGAACTGGCGCCTACGGCGGCTCGCCCGGCGTATGGTTTTGCCGTGTGCCGGGCCATGCAAGCCGCGACGTCCGCTGATCTGCAATGGACTCCGCGTTCGGCAGTGCGCGAAGCGCTGTTTGAATTAATGCTTGAACTGGAAACGGACGAGGCGGGCAATGCCCACGCGTTCCACCTGCATTACAACGCGTCCCGTTACTCGGTTCAGGCGATGGAAGGGTTGCTGGAGCAGTTGCGCGTATTGCTCGAAAACATCGTTGCCAATCTTCACGCCGAACTCGGTCAACTGAACGTGTTGGGAGCCGCCGAACAACAGCGCTTGCTGGCGATCAACCCGCCAGTGCGAGCACGGGTCGATAGCCGGTTCTTGCCGCAGCGCATTGCCGACTGGGCCCGGACCACGCCGCAAGCCATCGCCTTGACTGACGGCGATCGACGTCTGAGTTACGGGCAGTTGCAGGCGAAGGTCGAGGTGTTGGCCCAGGCATTAAAAGCCCAGGGGGTGGCGCCAGGGGCTATCGTCGCGCTGGCCTTGCCACGCTCGGCGGAGCTGGTGATCGCCATGCTCGCGGCGTGGCGCATCGGCGCCGCGTACCTGCCGCTGGACCCGCAATGGCCGCAAGCCCGTCAAGCCTTGATGCTGGAACAGGCCGGCGCTGCGTTGCTGCTGGTCGACGCCGGGCACATCGCGCAATGGCACGATTATCCGTTGCCCCTGGCGACCGTGGATCGTGTGCTGCAATCGGCGCCGGCGAGCACGTCGGCCATCACCCTCGACACACAGGGCGATCAGGCGGCGTACGTGCTGTTCACCTCCGGCTCCACCGGTATGCCGAAAGGCGTGGTCATCGAGCATCGGCAATTACTTAATTACACCGCTCACGTCAGCCAGGCCCTGGGGCTGGAGCAATGCCAGCAGTTCGGCTTCACCTCCACGGTGGCGGCAGACCTGGGCAACACGGCGCTGTTCGGCGCCTTGTTCAACGGCGCCGCACTGCATGTGGCCAGCGATGAGCAAATGCAGGACGGCAATTTGTTTGCCGACTTCCTGCAACGGCAAGCCATCGATTGCCTGAAGATCGTTCCGTCGCACCTGGCTGCGCTGCTCGACAGCGAACGCGCGCAACTGCCGCGCACGCTGGTGCTGGGTGGCGAGCCGATTGCCCAGGCATTGGTGCAACGGATCGCCGGTTTGCGCAGTGATTGCCGGGTGTTCAATCACTACGGCCCGACCGAGGCCACGGTCGGCGTGCTGGTTCATCCGCTGGATCTGGAGGCGGCGGTGCCTGACGCCGGCGTTCTGTCCCGGGTGTTGGGCAACAATCAGGTGTTTGTACTCGACGATAACCGGCAACTGGCGCCGGTCGGTGTGCTGGGCGAGTTGTACCTCGGCGGCGCGCAGTTGTGTCGCGGCTACGTGAATGTCGAGGCCGATTCGCAAGTGTTCATCCAGAGCCCGTTCAATCCGCAGGAGCGCCTGTACCGCACCGGCGACCTGGCCCGCTATCGCCCGGATCTGGCGATTGCGTTGCACGGTCGGCGCGATCAGCAAATCAAGGTACGGGGTTTCCGTATCGAACTGGCAGAGATCGAAGCCGAGTTACTGCGTGTGCCGCAGGTCGCGCAAGCACTGGTGTTGCCGGGGCCGTCCGCGCAAGACGGGATGCTCGCGTTCATCGTGCCGCATCAGGCGCCTTCGGCGACTTTGCTCGATGCCGTTCGCGACGAACTGGCGCTGCGCCTGCCCAGTGTGATGCTGCCGCAGCACTTGCAATTGATCGACAGCTTCCCGCGACTGGCCAACGGCAAGGTTGACCGCAAGGCCTTGCAACAACTCGCGTCCACCTCGGCTGACGATGAAGGCATGCAACCCCGCGATGCTCTTGAGCAATTGCTGGTGACGCGCATGGCGCAGTTGCTGGGGGTTGAGCGTCTGGGCATCGACCGGGACTTTTTCGCCGCTGGGGGCCATTCCTTGTTGGTGATCAAACTGGTGGCCGGCATTCGCAAGTTGTTGCAGTGCGAAATCCAGCCGGGCGTGGTGTTTGACCATCCGACCGTGGCGGGTCTGGCGGCGGCGTTGCGCTCCCGAGAAAGCAGTCCGGGTCAGTTGGAGAAAATCGCCCAGGCGCGGTTGCGTCTGGACAACATGAGCCCCGAAGAAAAAGCGTTGCTCACCGAAAAAGCCCGGCAACTGCAGAACGCCAAGGCTGCACAAAACGGTTGA